The Geoalkalibacter subterraneus genome contains the following window.
GTGGGCAGTGTGATGCGCTGGCCGGCGGCAGGCATCCATGGATCGATCTCAGGATTGGCGCGCACCAGGTTGGTATAGCCGATACCGGAGCGGTAGGCGAGATGAACCAGGTTTTCGCCTTTGCCGAGGATGTAATCGCGATTGGAGCCGACGACCGTCGGCTTTTTGTCCTCAAGTCGGGCCTCTTCCATTAATCGGGGCTGCCACGCCCAAGTCTCCACGGTTGGCAGAAGAACTGAACAACCTACAATCAACAATAAAAACAAGACACTTTTAAAGTTAAGGACCAAAACCATTAATTTTTTTTGCAGTGCTCTCCGCCGTTCACAGGGACGGAAAAAGGGGGCTGTACGATTTTGACAGGGTGAAAACATGGAAATTCCTCTTTTAGGCGATATCTCGGTTATTTTCGGTCTGGCGGTGGCCGTTCTTTTTGTATGCCATACGCTGCGTATCCCCTCGATTGTCGGCTTTCTGCTGACCGGCGTGGTGGCCGGCCCTCACGGGCTGGGGCTGATCAAAGCCGTCCATGAAGTTGAACTGCTGGCCGAAATCGGCGTGGTGATGCTGCTGTTCACCATCGGCATAGAGTTTTCACTCAAAAACCTGCTGCGGGTCAAGAGGGCAGTGCTTTTAGCTGGCTCTCTGCAGGTGTTCGCGACACTTTTGGTCGTTTATTTTATCGAGGTTGGCCTGGGGGCTGATCGCGGAACGGCCATCTTTCTTGGCTTTCTAATGGCCTTGAGCAGTACCGCGATTGTGCTCAAGCTATTGCAGGAGCGCGCCGAGATCGATACCCCCCACGGCCGCACCACCCTGGCGATTCTGATCTTTCAGGACATTATCGTCGTTCCCATGATGCTGATCACTCCCATGCTGGCAGGCGGCACTGGCGACATCGGCGAGTCGTTGATGCTGCTGGTGGCCAAAGGGTTGGGCGTGGTGGTTCTGGTGTATCTCTGTGCCCGCTATGTGGTGCCGGTTCTGCTTTATCAGGTGGCACGCACCCGCAGCCGTGAGCTCTTCCTGCTCACCATCGTCATTATCTGCCTGGCGACTGCCTGGATGACCTCCAGTATCGGCCTCTCCTTCGCCCTCGGGGCCTTCCTGGCGGGCCTGATCATCAGCGAGTCCGAATACAGTCATCATGCCTTGAGCAATATACTGCCCTTTCGCGATATTTTCACCAGTCTTTTTTTCGTTTCCATCGGTATGCTGTTCGATATCAAGTTCCTGCTGGCTCAACCAGGAACCGTTTTTCTGATCGCAATGGGAATCCTGACGCTGAAGGCGATCCTTGCCGGAGTGGCAACGGTGTCGTTGGGATTTCCACTGCGCACGGTTATTCTGGTGGGGCTGGGGTTGAGCCAGGTGGGCGAGTTCTCCTTTATCCTGAGCAAAACAGGGGTGGATCATGGCCTGCTGAGCGGGCAGACTTACCAGATGTTTCTGGCGGTTGCGGTGGTGACCATGGCCGCCACTCCCTTCATTGTTGCCGGTGCCCCGCGTTTTGCCACCCTGGTTGAGGGCTTGCGGGGAGGCCCAAAGGGCAAAGGGCGCAGACAGGAGGCGCGCAACCATCCGTGCATGCTGGGCGCCTTCAACGATCATATCATTATTATCGGTTATGGTCTCAACGGACGCAACGTTGCACGGGCGGCGCGAGCGGCGGGGATCGATTACGCTATTCTGGAGATGAACCCGGAGACGGTGCGTGAAGAGCGCGCCAAGGGAGAGCCGATTTTTTTTGGCGATGCGATACGCGAGGAAGTTCTTGAACCGCTTGGCATTTATTGCGCCCGCGTGGTGGTCATCGCCATCTCGGACCCGGTTGCCACACGCCAGGTTGTGTCGGTGGTCCGGGAGGAGAATCCCAAGGTTCATATTATTGCCCGGACCCGCTATTCCTCTGAAATGAAAACTCTTTACGAACTGGGAGCCAATGAAGTCATCCCCGAAGAGTTCGAAACCTCGGTGGAGATTTTCACCCGTATTCTCGGAAAATACCTGGTGCCGCAGGAAGAAATCGAAAAATTCGTGGCTGAAGTACGTGCAGACGGTTATCAGATGCTGCGCAGCCTTTCCCTTGAACACGGCGCGGTCGATCAGCTCGATCTTCAGTTGCCGGGCGTGGAGATCAGCTCGTTGCGGGTTTCTTCCCATTCACCGTTAGTCGGGAAAACTCTTATTGAAACCGACCTGCGTCAGAGTTACGGGGTGACAGTACTGGCAGTGCAGAACAAATCGGGCATCGTTGCCAATCCGGAGGCCGAAATTCAGATCCATTCCAACGACCTTCTGCTGGTGATCGGCAAGCCGGAACAGATTTCAGCAGCAGCATCACTGACCAAAGGCAATGTGTCGCACACTGGTTCTCAAGAGGATTGATCGAACCGGAATTATGCCTGCGAAATAGGAACATACAAAGAAGTTGAGAACAAAAAGAGCTCCGAAAAATACCCGACATCGCTCGACATGACGATAGATGGCGGTTGTATTTTCGACCTTTTCAGGGAAAATGAACG
Protein-coding sequences here:
- a CDS encoding monovalent cation:proton antiporter family protein — protein: MEIPLLGDISVIFGLAVAVLFVCHTLRIPSIVGFLLTGVVAGPHGLGLIKAVHEVELLAEIGVVMLLFTIGIEFSLKNLLRVKRAVLLAGSLQVFATLLVVYFIEVGLGADRGTAIFLGFLMALSSTAIVLKLLQERAEIDTPHGRTTLAILIFQDIIVVPMMLITPMLAGGTGDIGESLMLLVAKGLGVVVLVYLCARYVVPVLLYQVARTRSRELFLLTIVIICLATAWMTSSIGLSFALGAFLAGLIISESEYSHHALSNILPFRDIFTSLFFVSIGMLFDIKFLLAQPGTVFLIAMGILTLKAILAGVATVSLGFPLRTVILVGLGLSQVGEFSFILSKTGVDHGLLSGQTYQMFLAVAVVTMAATPFIVAGAPRFATLVEGLRGGPKGKGRRQEARNHPCMLGAFNDHIIIIGYGLNGRNVARAARAAGIDYAILEMNPETVREERAKGEPIFFGDAIREEVLEPLGIYCARVVVIAISDPVATRQVVSVVREENPKVHIIARTRYSSEMKTLYELGANEVIPEEFETSVEIFTRILGKYLVPQEEIEKFVAEVRADGYQMLRSLSLEHGAVDQLDLQLPGVEISSLRVSSHSPLVGKTLIETDLRQSYGVTVLAVQNKSGIVANPEAEIQIHSNDLLLVIGKPEQISAAASLTKGNVSHTGSQED